The sequence CTCATTTCTGCTGCTGACGTTCGGCCTCTACGAGCCCACGCTGCGCGCCGTGGACGAGCTCGACCTCGCCTACCTGGGCGTCTTCGCCCTCGGCATGGCGCTGGGCATGGTGGTGGTGGTGAAGCTGCTGAAGTGGTTGCTGGACCACCACCACACCATCACCCTGGCGATCCTGACCGGTGTCATGATCGGCGGGCTGCGGACCTTGTGGCCCTGGCAGGATGAGGCTCGGGGGCTCTTCACCCCCGGGGACGACGCCGGCCCGGCCACCCTACTGGCCTTGGCCGGTTTCGCGGTGGTCGCCCTCCTGCTGGTGGTGGACGCCCGGGTGCAGCGGCGGTTCCTGCGCGAGCACGACGCGCACACCGGCGCCGTGAGGGGCTGAGCCGGGGGCGACCGCCAGCTGCGTACAACCGCGGTCAGAACGGGCGGCTCAGAACCGGCTCAAAACGGGCGGCAACGCGCCAGATCCGGGAAGACTGCCCGCAGCAGCGGCGCGATGCCGTGGCCGGCCGGGGCCTCCGGGGCGGCCGGGTCCATCCAAACCAGTTCCTCGATCTCGGCGTTGGCCTCCGGGACCTCGTTACGGGCCAGCGGACGCAGGAGGACGAAGACCTCCGAGTGGAGCTGGTGCCCGTTCTCATTGGCGGCCGGGGTGTCCCAGGCACCGATGTGCTCCAGGTCCTCCGGGGGCACGGCCAGACTCGTCTCCTCCGCCAGCTCGCGGATCGCGGTGTCCAACGGGGCCTCGTCGTCCTGGTGTTTGCCCCCGGGGAACATGAACATGGTGGTGCCGGCCTTGCGCACCGTCAGCACCTTGCCGTCCGGACGGTACAGGACCACCGCGGCAACCTCGATCGGCTGGGTGGCGCTGGATCCGTCCGGAACTGAGTTCTGCATCCCCCCATCTTCTCGCGGCCGCCGCGAAAAGGTTGAAAATGTCAGCGAGGGCGTGTTGTACCCGGCGGTAGGCGCTCCGGGACGGTGGCGCGGACAGGGCGGGACGAGCTCTGCCGCCGAGGGCCGCGGAGTGTCAGGCCTCGTCGTAGAGGCGGAACGCCATGGTCCCGTGGGTGACCGCCGCGCCCGCTCCCAGGGCGGCGGCGATCATGCTCGCCTCGGCGACCTGAGCCTTGGTGGCGCCGGCCTTCTTCGCCTGAGTGACGTGGACCTGGATGCAGTACGGGCACTGGGAGGAGATCGCGACACCCACGGCGATGAGCTCACGGTTCAGCAGGTCGATCGCCCCGCCCTCCCGGCCGATGCTTCCATCGAACTTGGCATAGGCGGCGAACTCGGGGCCGGCCAGTTCCTTGTACTCGCTCAGCCGGTCGAGGTCTTCTGGGGAGTGGTAATGGGTCGTCATGGGGATGGTCCTTCCGATCTGTTGAGGGGTAGGTCCCGGTGGGCGTCATGCTCTCATGGGCCGGGGAGCGCGGTCTACCGGCTGGTCTACATCCGGACCGTGCCGTCGAGCACCGTGACGCAGTCCCCGCCCACCCAGATGGTCTCCGGGTCCGTGGCGTCCTGCTCCACGTGGACCCGTCCGGCGCGCGCCAGGGCCGTGCCCTGCGCGGCCACGTACCGCGCTGGCAGCCGCCCCGCACCGATGAGCCACTGGGCCAGCCCCGCGTTGAGGCTGCCGGTCACCGGGTCCTCCGGGATCCCCAGGCCGGGGACGAAGGCACGGACCTCGACGTCGGCCGGGGCCGCCACGGACCGGTGCGGTCCCACGAGGCCGATCTTCAGTTCCGACCCGGCCTGCGAGGCGGCGCGGAGCACGGCCTCGGCATCCGTGAGCAGCAGGCCCATCCAGCCGGGGCCGTTGTCCACCCAGGCCGCGTCCACCAGGTCGGTCTGTTCCAGCCCCACCTCGGTCAGGGCGCGGTCCACGTCGGCGGGGTCTACTGGACCGGAGCGCGCCAGGGGCGGGGCGGCGAAGGCGAGCCGGCCGGCGTCGTGGGCTCGTCCGTCCCCCTGCTCCAGGCGCAGTGTGATCAGGCCCGCCGCACACTCCTGCGCTACCCGCCCCTCCGTCGCCGGGCGGCCGCCGGCGACTAGCCAGGCGTGCGCCGAGCCGAGCGTCGGATGGCCGGCGAAGGGCAGCTCGCCACCCGGGGTGAAGATGCGCAGCCGGTAGTCGGCGGCGGGATCCGTGGGGGTGAGCAGGAAGGTGGTCTCGGAGAGGTTGGTCCACCGGGCGAAGGCCGCCATCTGTTCCTCGGCCACCCCGTCCGCCGCGTGCACCACGGCCACCGGGTTACCGGCCAGCGGCTCCGCGGAGAACACGTTGACCTGGGAGAAGGGGCGCGTGGTGAGGCGTGGCGCGGGGGCCGCGGGCTGGTCCATGCGCCGAGTGTAGCTTCGGCCCGGATGACGCCGTGCCCTGTGGCCTAAGGTGGGACCGTGAACCACCTCTGGGAACTCATCCACACCGAACGCGCGGCACTCGCGGACGACCTGGCGGGCCTAGACGAGGAGCAGTGGCAGTTGCACACCCTGTCCACAGCGTGGACGGTGGAGCAGGCCGTGGCGCACCTGACGGCGGGGGCCTCGACCGGTTTCTGGGCGTGGATCCGCAGCATCGTGGGGGCGGGGTTCAATGCGGATAGGCACAACCAGCGGCGGCTCGAGGAACGGCTGGGCGCCACGCCGGCAGGGACGCTGGAGCAGTTCCGCGCCACCATTGACTCCACCGTCTCGCCGAACGGGACCCTGCAGGCCTGGCTGGGCGAGGTGGTCATCCACGGCGAGGACATCCGCGTGCCACTGGGCCTGCGCCGGACCTACCCGGACGAGGTCCTGGTGACGCTGCTCGACTTCTTCGAGTCCTCGAACTTCACGGTCCCCTCGAAGGCCCGCGCCCGGGGGCTAACCCTGGTGGCCCGGGACGTGCACCACTGGGTGGGTGCCGGCCCGGAGGTGGAGGGCACCGCCCTGGACCTCATCATGGCCATGGCCGGGCGACCGGTTCCCGCCGAGCGGTTCCGCGGGGCGGGAGCGCTCGACTTCGACGCCCGCGGCCACGAACCCTCCCAGCGCCGCTGAGGGGTCAGGCGTCCGAGACCGTGAACCGGGTGTTGCGGTAGGACGGATTCTGCAGTTCGTCGAGGATGCCCACGGCCATGGTGCCGGCGGTGGTGTGGGATCCCCCGTCCGCGGCGGTCAGCAGGGAGTCCTGGCCCACCTGCGGCGTGGTGGCCTCGCCGGGGGTGAACATCATCTGCGGGGAGACCCCCACCCAGTCCACCGAGTCCACGGCGCGCAGGTACTCCAGCTGCTCCAGGGCCGCCTCGGGGATGCTGATCCAGGCCTCGGAGCCAGGAGCCTTCCGGATGTCCTCGATCGCGAGCCGGCCGGTCTCCGGATTGGTCAGGGAACCGGCACCGAGGATGAACAGCAGCCGCGGGGACGCCTGATCCGAGGCTGGCGCCGCCTGTACCAGCTGGCGCGTCAGGTCGTTGTGGGTGTGGGCCTGGTCCGGCGAGGTGCCGAAGGCATCCACCACCGCGTCGAAGCCGGCCAGGTCCGCGGCGGTCAGGTCGAAGGCGTCCTTCTCCACGACGGCGGCCTCGGCCCCCAGCAGTTCCCTCGCCTTGGCGGCGTCGCGGACGATCGCCACGGCCTCCTCGCCGCGGCGCGCGGCCTCGCGGTAGATCTCCTGTCCGGCCATGCCGGTGGCCCCGATGATGCCGATCTTCATGCTGTGCTCCTGTTCGACGACGTGTCCATTCTTAGGGGGAACAGCGCGGGGACGGGGGAACAGCGCGGGGACGAGGTCTCTTCCCACCACACGGAAAACGGTGCGGGATCACCCGAAGGCCAGCGACCCGGCAATGAAGACCATGACCGAGCCGACCACGATGTCCACCATCTTCCACGTCCGTGGGGTGTCCAGCAGCGGGGCCAAGGCGCGGACGCCGAAGCCCAGGGTGAGGAACCAGATCGCCGAGCCGGTCAGGGCGCCGCCGGCGAAGATCCACTTCTCGGCCCCGTAGGAGTTGGCCAGGGTGCCCAGCATGACCACCGTGTCCAGGATCGCGTGCGGGTTCAGCAGGGACACGGACAGTGCCGTCAGCACCACGGTCCACACCGGCGTCAGCGCCCGCTGCCGCCCGCCGGAGCGGTCCATCCGCACGGACAGCCGCTGCCGGTCCGAGACCACGGACAGCGTGCCGGTCGCCGGCCCTCCGGCGGCCCCTGTCCCGCGCCCGACGCCGGCTCCGGCCCCCACCAGCGCGGGCTCGCCCCCGGGTGCGCACCCCTCCCCCGCGTCGTCGGCGACGGCGGCGCCCGGCCGTGCACCGCCGACGTGCTCTGCGTCTGCCTCATCCCCGTCATCCGCGCTCACCGCCATGGACCGCCGCGCGCCGAAGGCGGAGCGGAAGGATGAGTACGCGAACCAGAGCAGGTAGGCCACGCCGCCCCACTTGAGGACCTCCAGCAGCCACGGGGCGTTCTCGGTGATCACGCCGACACCGGCCGTCCCGGCCGTGATCAGCACGATGTCTCCCACCAGACAGACGGCGAGTGCCAGCAGGAGCCGGTCGCGTCGGATGGCCTGGCGCATGATGAACAGGCTCTGGGCACCGATGGCCACAATGAGGGCGAGGCAGGTCAGCAGACCAGTCAGGAAGATCGTCACGCAGCCACGTTAGGGGCGCCGAGACATCCGTTCCACCTACATATCCTTCAGGGTATTAAGCTTTACTTCATGAATACCGAGCACCTGCGGGCCCTCGCCGCCGCCGTGGACGAGGGGACCTTCGACGCCGCCGCCGCGCTCCTGCGCATCTCCGGATCGGCCTTCTCCCAGCGCATCAAGGCCCTGGAGAGGGACGCCGGCCAGGTCCTGCTCACGCGCACCGTCCCGGTCGGCACCACGGCCGCCGGGGACCGGATGCTGCGCCTCGCCCGGCAGGTGACAGTGCTGGAGGATGAGACGAGGCGCTCCCTCGGCCAGGGCACCGGCGGGCGCACGGTGCTGTCCGTGGCGGTCAACGCCGACTCGATGGCGACCTGGTTCGTGGAGGTGCTGCGGCAGGCCGCCACCTGGGATGACGCCGTGCTGCAACTGCACCTTGAGGACCAGGAGCACACCCACGAGCTGTTGCGCTCCGGCACGGTCATCGCGGCCATCACGGAGGACCCCTCCCCCGTCTCCGGCTGCCTCTCCATGGAGCTCGGTGCCATGGACTACCACGCGGTGGCGGCGTCCGCCCTGCTGGACCGGTACCGGCGCGAGGACGGATCCGTGGATTTCGATGCCGTTCCCGTGCAGGAGTTCGGCACCCGGGACAATCTGCAGCGCAGTCGGCTGGCCGCCTGGCGCGCCGACCAGGCCAGCCGAGGATCCTCCGTGACCGGAGGGGGCAGCAGGGGCACGCGCGGCGACCAGAGGGGCAGTCAGAGCGGCGGCCGGAGCGGCGACGATGGGATGAGTGAGGCCGGACCCCCGCGCCATCAGGTCCCCACCGTCGGTGGGTTCAACGCGGCAGTGGCCGCGGGACTGGGCTGGGGCATGATCCCTGCCGGACAGCTGCCGGAGGGGGTCCTGGAGGGCACTCACTCGGACCTGGTGGCCATCCCTGAGCTGGGCCAGTCACGGGTGGCCCTGCACTGGCAGCGCTGGACCGCCGGGACTGAGGCGCTGGACCGGCTCACCGCCGCGGTGCAGCAGGCGGCACGCCACATGGCGTGAACGCGCAGCCGACGGCCCGTCGCGCGGTCGCCTGAGCCCGGCCCGGCGGGACGCAACATGGCCTGAGTGCTCGAGGCGATGGTGTGGACTGGGAACCCGGACGGCCCTCAGGCCGGCCCAGATCTTCCCCTCTGATCTCACACCTCACTTGCGAAGGACTCCGCATGTCCCAGACCGTTCGGTCCTCCCCCGCCCGCGTGCTCCTTCTGGGTTTTGGCGCCATCGGCCGCCACGTCGCCACCCTGCTGGCACCGGAGCGGGACGCCGGCCTACTCCAGCTGCGGGCGGCCGAGCGCGATGTGGCCGCTCACGGGCACCGGGCCGTCCCGGGAGTCGAGCTGGTCACCACCGGCCAGGACACCGACTGCCCCACCTGGCCCGAGGCATTGGCGGAGGCCGACCTGGTGGTGGAGTGCGCCGGCGTCACCGCCGCAGGCGAGTACGGCCCCGAGATCATCGCCGCGGGGACCGACCTGGTCCTGACCAGCGTCGGGGCCCTCGCCGATGCGGACCTGGCCCGGACGCTGCTGGCCGGCCCCGGGCGACTCTGGGTCACCAGCGGGGCCATCGGTGGCTTCGACGTCCTCGCCGCGGCAGCCGATGCGGACGGCCTGGACTCGGTCCGCATCCGCACCTCCAAACTCCCCACGTCCCTGATCCGGCCGTGGATGACTCCGGCTGAGCAGGACCGCCTGCACGCGCTGCGGCCCGAGGACGGCCCTGTGACGGTTTTCGCCGGCGGTCCCGCCGAGGCCATCGAGCGGTTCCCGGCCAACGTCAACGTCGCCGTCGGACTGGCATGGGCCACGCGCGGGAGGGCGGGGGCCGGCGTCGGGATGACCGGTGGTGGCGTCGGAGTTGGCTGTGTTGACATGCCGGAGGACGTGGCCCTGCTGCGTCGGTCCCTGGGGCGGGTCCGGGTGGAGCTCGTGGCCGATGCGGCCGCCGTCCGCAGCCGTCACGAGATCCTGGCCACCGGTCCTGCCGGTCGGATCGAGCTCACCTTCGAGTCGGCGCCCAGTCCGGAGAACCCCAAGACGTCCGGCATGACGGCCCTCTCGGTGACCCGCACGATCCGTGAGGCCCTCGCCCGGCGCGGCTAGGGGATGCGGGAATCCGCCGGGATCGCGTACTCGGTGCCCGTCGCGGTGCGCTCCAGCAGGGACGCGTCCACGAGGTAGCGGCGCAGCATCGCCACGTCCGGGTGGAACACGTGCAACCGCTGGTTCAGTTGCGGTTCGGTGAGGACCTCGTCCGGCCCCAAGGCGTGATCGCGCACCCACCGCAGCACCTCGGTGCGCTCGGCCGCCGAGGCCGGCATCGCCTCGATCCGGGGTCCGCGCCCGTCCACCAGGAACTTCCCGACGCCGCCCCTCGCCTCCCGCTGCCCACCACGGGCGCTCACGGTGAGGGGCGCCCGCAGGGCGTTGCCGTCCACGGTGACGGAACCGATGTCATCCTCCATCAGGATGCCGAGCTTCAGCCAGCCCTCCACGGACTTCTGCTCCTTGGTGGTCAGGTCGCCGCGGGCCACGGGGTCGAGGATGTTGAGGGCAGCCCGGGCGAAGACCGTGCGGGCGGCCTCGTTGCCCAGGGCGGCGAGGATCGGCTTCCAGTCGGGGGCGGCGTCGGAGGGGTGCGGGGACGGGGCGGCGGGAGTGTTGGCTGGATCACTCATGAGTCCAGTATTGCCCACACCCGGGACAACAGACAGGGTCTTCCATGCTTGCCCCTGTCCCCGCGGTCCGGCACAGTGCAGGGACAGGACCTCATGCCGCCCGCACCCCGAAGGGACCCCACCCATGGACCGTGAGACGGACCTGGATCCGGAAGCCCGGCCGACGACACTGCAGGATGACCGGGTGGTCAGCCGTCCGGGCACCGGGCCGGACGCAGATCCGGGCGCCGATGCCGCAATCCGGGAGCTCGAGCAGCAGCTGCGCGGTGAGGTGCACACCTCCACGCTCCGCCGCGCCCTGTACAGCTCGGACGCCTCCAACTACCGGATCGCCCCACGGGTGGTGGTCTGCCCGCTGGACGAGGCCGACGTCGTGACCGCCGTCCGGATCGCGGCCCGGCACGGGCTGCCCGTGACCGTGCGGGGCGGGGGCACCTCCATCGCGGGCAACGCCGTCGGCCCCGGGCTGATCCTGGATGTGGGGAAGCACCTGCATCGGATCGTGGGGATCGACGCTCAGGCCCGCTCCGCCGTCGTGCAGCCGGGGGTGGTGCTGACCGATCTACAGGCCGCCGCGGCGCCGCACGGACTGCGGTTCGGGCCGGACCCGTCCTCGGCGAGCCGCTGCACCATCGGCGGGATGATCGGCAACAACGCGTGTGGCCCCCACGGACTCGCCTACGGTCGGACCGCGGACAATGTCCGCCGCCTGCGCTGGCTGCTGCCGAACGGGCGGATCCTGGACGTGGTGCCGGGGCGCGATGCTGTGGATCAGGTGCCCGGGCTGGAATCCTTCATCCAACGGCACCTCGAGCTGCTGCGCACCGAGCTGGGCCGGTTCAACCGCCAGATCTCCGGCTACAGCCTCGAACACCTGTTGCCGGAGAACGGCCGCAACCTGGCCGCCGCCCTCGCCGGGACGGAGGGCACGTGCGGGGTGCTGCTCGAGGCAGAGGTGGACCTGGTGCCCCGGGCGCCGGCGCCGGCGCTGGCGGTCATCGGCTACCCGGACATGCCCGCGGCGGCCGACGACGTCCCCTCCCTGCTGCCCCATCGGCCGCTGGCGCTGGAGGGCCTGTCCGGCGAGATGGTCGAGGTGGTGCGGCGGTCCCCCGGCGGTGACGATGTGCCGGAGTTGCCGGCCGGCGGCGGCTGGCTGATGGTCGAGGTCGGCGGGGCGGACACGGCCGAGGCGGTGGCCGCCGCGGAGGCGATGGTCCGTGCCGCCCACGGCCTGGAAGCGGTGGTGCTGCCCTCCGGTCCGGAGGCCGCCCGGCTGTGGCAGATCCGCGCGGACGGCTCCGGGCTGGCGGTGCGGACGGCCACGGGCGCCCACGCGTGGCCCGGCTGGGAGGACGCCGCCGTGCCGCCGGAGCACCTCGGGTCCTACTTGCGGGACCTGAAGGAGCTCATGGACGATCGCGGCCTCTCCGGCCTGGCCTACGGGCACTTCGGCGACGGCTGCATCCACATGCGCATCGACTTCCCCTTCGCCTCCGGCTCCTCCGAGTTCCGGGAGTTCATGGAGTCCGCCGCGCAGCTGGTGGCCCGCTACGGCGGGTCCCTGGCCGGTGAGCACGGAGACGGGCGGGCGCGCAGCGAACTGTTGCCGGCCATGTACTCGCCGCAGGCCCTGGACGCCTTTGCCCAGTTCAAGGCCCTGCTCGACCCGGCGGGGCTAATGAACCCGGGGGTGCTGGTGGACCCGGATCCGATCGACGCGGCCCTGCGCCGCCCCGCCTCCTCCGAGCAGCGGGCCGCGGACGGCTTCGCCTTCGCCGACGACGACGGCTCGGTCGCCGACGCCGTGCACCGCTGCGTGGGTATCGGCAAGTGCCGGGCGGACCTGCGCGAGCAGGGCACCTTCATGTGCCCGTCCTACCTGGCGACCGGGGATGACAAGGACTCGACGCGCGGGCGGGCCCGGGTGCTGCAGGAGATGCTCAACGGCGGGGTGGTCACGCTCGGGTGGGAGTCCCCCGAGGTCCATGAGGCTCTGGACCTGTGCCTGTCCTGCAAGGCCTGCGCCAGCGACTGCCCCACCGGCGTGGACATGGCCACCTACAAGTCCGAGACCCTGCACCGGACCTACCGCGGGAAAGTCCGTCCGCTGGCCCACTACACCCTGGGGCGCCTGCCCTTCTGGCTGCGGCTCGCAGCACCCATGGCACCGCTGGTCAACGCTGCCGGCCGGGTACCGGTGCTGCGCCGGACCATGATGGCGCTGATGGGGGCGGACGCCCGGCGGTCCCTGCCCCAGCTGCCGCGGGCGCCCTTCCGCTGGTCCGCGGCGGCTCGGTCGGCCTCGGGGCACGGCGCCGGCGGGGCGCCCGCCGCTGATGGTCCGGTGGCGACGTCGGGGCACACGGCGGCGACGCTCGCGCCGGACGGCACCGGCCGGCGTCGGGTGGTGCTGTGGGTGGACTCCTTCTCGGACGCCCTGTCTCCGGAGATCCCCGCGGATGCCCTCGAGGTGCTGGACGCCGCCGGGTGCGATGTGCAGGTGGTCGGGCAGTCCACCGGTGAGCAGGCCTGCTGCGGGCTGACGCTGATCTCGACCGGACAGCTCACGGCGGCCAAGGAGAAGCTGCGCCGGACCGTGGAGATCTTGCTGCCGCACGTGCGGGCCGGGCGGGCCGTCGTCGGGCTGGAGCCCAGCTGCACTGCCACGCTGCGCTCGGACCTCGTGGAACTGCTGCCCGAGCACCCCGGCGCACGAGAGGTGGCGACGGCCGTGCGGACGGTGGCCGAGCTGCTGACCGAACTCGACTGGACGCCACCCCGGGCCCAGGGTGCGGACGGGAGGCTCCTGGTCCAGTCGCACTGCCACCACCATGCGGTCATGGGCTATTCGGCCGACGAGGCGATCCTGGACGCCATGGGCTGCGACGTGGAGACCTCCAACGGCTGCTGTGGCCTGGCCGGGAACTTCGGCATGGAGCAGGGACACTACGAGATCTCGGAGACGATCGCCCGCCAGGGCATCTTGGCGAAGGCAGACGCCGCCCCGGACCGGGCCCTGCTGGCCGACGGCTTCTCCTGCCGCACCCAGGTGAAGGACCTGGCGGGTCTCGACGGCCGGCATTTGGTCCAGGTGATCGCGACGGCGCTCCGGGACCGATGAGTGACCGCCTCAAGGATGCGATTGACCTTCACTGAAGGAGAAGTAATCGATAGGATTGAATCCTACTCGAGGAGATTCAGGGCATGAGGACCACCAAGCAAATGAGCGTGACGCTTCCTGTTGAGATGGCCGCCATGGTGCGGGCGAAGGTGTCCTCCGGTGAGTACGCCTCCGAAAGTGAGGTCATACGCGAGGGCCTGCGCGCGCTGAGTGCACATGACCGAGCGGTCAACGAATGGCTCAAGGCCGAAGTCGCCTCTGCCTACGACCAGCTCGACGAGGACCCCAGCCGGCTGCAGTCCATAGAGGACGTACGCGCCCGGCTCCGCCCCCACTCAAAAGGGTGAGCTACACCGTCGGGTTTAGCCCAGAGGCCACCGGACATCTCGAAGAACTACGTGACTACATCACTTCTCGTTCATCCCCTGAGGTTGCCGACGGCTACATCGAGGACATTCTCAGCCTCTGCGAGAGCCTGACTGACTTCCCCTTCAGAGGCACCCAACGCGATGACATCCGACCGGGAATTCGAACGCTGGGGTTTCGTCGCCGGGTGGTGATTGCCTTCAGGATCAATGAGAAGTCCCACCAGATCGAGGTGCTCGGCGCCTTCTACGGGGGCCGCGATCTCCCCGCGATGTTGGACTGACAAGACTCGTCCTTAAATCGTCCGCCCGTCTCCTTACGGTGGTCCCACGAGATCCTGGAGAGAAAGAGACGGGTATGTCTACAGTCGCGAAGACGTGGCAGCCGATGCTACAACTACTCGAACAGTTCGAGTTTTGGCCCGTACATGCACAGCCAGGTCGATGGCGTGTATTCGGATCGTCACTGTCGCTGATCATCGGAGGCTTCGGGATGCTCGTCTGGGCGACGAGCCGTGACTCGATTCATGCCGGAATCCTCGGGCTTCTCACACCCCTCGTGTCTGCGGCACTCATTCTGCTTGGAACGTGTCTCTTCGCGTGGTCGATTCCGAGTCCTTGGTTCGCCAGAATCTCCGCTGCGTTGGACCGATTCTCGTGGAATTTCACGCTGACGCTCTCGATCCTTTCGACGGCTTGTCTCTTCATGCTCTCCGCAGTGGCTATCGCGGGGTCGATGACGAATCAACTGGGCAGAGAAGATCTGTTGCTCTCCGCAGTGCTGGCCACCGCATTGGCCTTTGGGGTCTTCGGCCTTGGAGGAAGTACCATTCGAATAGGCCTCAGCTCTCACCGCGCTCGCATTCGCAATGCTGTCTGGGCACGCTGGTCGGCTTCCATAGCCCTCATCTGCCTCACTGCCGTGCTGGCTTCCTTCTTACCCCCGGGCGTGGATCTGATTGCGATCACGCTTCCCGCGACGTTGGCAATTCTGGGTTCTCACTATCAACGCGCGCGGAGCTTCGACGACGAGGTCAGGTCCTTTATGGCCACGGCCAATAACATTCGACAAGCTGGATTCATTGCCGCCCGCACCCCGGAAGACCCGGCTGCCGTGGCGAAATTGTACGACCATATTCGTGATCTCCAGCTGACACTGGTCTCGCGACCTCGGGTGTCGGCCCCTGCCTTGACGGCGCACGGATTTGTTGCTTTGTGCTCGATAGCGGACTCTCGTGCCACCGGCCGGGACCTTGGGCAACTGAAGTTGACGGGAGCAGAGCGAAACAAGATGGCTCTCACGGTATTCGGATTGAGCGATTCTGACTTCGCGATGGGAACTGCTCAGATCTTCGACGGCCTCCTCCAGCAAACTGCCAAGGGATTGGCACCCTCGATAGCCAAAACCAGTCCTCTGCTCAAGGACGTCCTCGAGGCCACAGCGCTTCCACGACCTGTTCCCATCGATCGCTCAGAGCCTTCCGCCGAGAGTAAGTCTCCGCAGCGTGGCTTCCGGAGACTGTTTAAGACGCACAGTCGCGGTAGTCAATGTCAGGAACCGGCGAGCATGTCCAGGACCATCGGTTTGACCTTCGAGCCGTAGAGCTCGATCGAGTCCATCATGTACTCGTGGGGCAGGTGTCCGTTCCCGTACTTCATGCCGAAGCGGCCGGCGTCAAGCGTCCGGATGCTCCGGGTCACCTTGCGCGCCACCGTCTCCGGGGAGCCGAGGTGCAGGGCCCCATGGGTGATCTCTTGACGAAACTGAGTGGGAGTCGGGGCGGGCCAGCCGCGCTCGGCACCCATCTTGGTCATGGAGGCCTCCCAGTACGAGTAGTACCGTTCGGCTGCCTCCTCGTCGGTGGCTGCAACGAAGCCGTGGGAGTGGAGGGCCACCCGGCGCGGATCGAAGCCACGGGCCTCGATCTCGCGGCGGTAGAGCTGCGCGAAGGGCCTGAACCGGTCCGGGGTGCCGCCGATGATCGCCAGCTCCAGTCCCAGCCCGTAGGTGGCCGCGCGCACCACCGAGGTCGGGGTGCCACCCACCGCCACCCAGGCGGGCAGGCCGAACTCGTGAGCCGTCGTCGGGAACACCGACTGGCGCTGCAGGGCGGCCCGGGTGTTGCCCTGCCAGGTCACCGGCTTCTCGGTGCGCAGGCGGGCGAAGAGGTCCAGTTTCTCCTCATAGAGCATCTCGTAATCGGAGAGCTCATAGCCGAACAGCGGGAAGGACTCGATGAAGGAGCCACGGCCCAGCGAAACCTCGGCGCGGCCGTTCGAGACGGCATCCAGGGTGGCGAAACGCTGGTACACGCGGACCGGGTCATCCGAGGACAGCACGGTGACGGCCGAGATGAGCTTGAGGTGCTCGGTTTGTCCGGCGATCGCGGACAGGACCATCTCCGGCGAGGACACCGCGAAGTCGGGGCGGTGGTGTTCGCCGATGCCGATGACGTCCACACCGGCCTGGTCTGCCATGACGGCCTCGGCCACGACGTTGCGGAGGACCTCGGGGTGCTCGAGCCGCTGACCGTCGAGGCCCTGCGTGACATCGCCGAAAGTGTGCAGGCCGAACTCGACCGTGCCGGCCGGCACGGAGTCGGCGCGCTCGGTGGACGGATTGGGCCGCGGGGCGGCGAGCGCCGCAGGCTGCGCTGTGGGTTGGGCGGCAGGACTGGGCGCGGGTTGTTGCTGGGGGCTGGGGTTCTCGGTCACATCAGGGTGAACACTGGACCTGACCAGTTACATTCCTTGAGATTTGTACTTCTTTTCGGGCGGCCCTCCATAGAGCCGGGAGTTGCCGTGGCGATCCCGGACAGGATTGCCACGGCAACTCCCGACTCGATGGCCGGACACGGACTACGGCAGGGGGAACGAGCCGGTGCCGAAGAGGATTCGCCGCGCCAGCGCCTGGCCCGGCGGCGTCCTCAACACGGTGAAGGCGCTCGAGGCGAGGGCCGGCGTGCGCAGGCCGTCCAGGCCCTTGCGCAGGAGCAGCCGCTTGCGGAAGCGGGCCCTCAAGGCACGGCCGTCATAGGCCTGCAGCTTGGCAGCGCGGCCGGACCTGAGGGCGGCGTCCAGGATCTCGGCGGCATGCCCG comes from Citricoccus muralis and encodes:
- a CDS encoding LLM class flavin-dependent oxidoreductase, translated to MPAGTVEFGLHTFGDVTQGLDGQRLEHPEVLRNVVAEAVMADQAGVDVIGIGEHHRPDFAVSSPEMVLSAIAGQTEHLKLISAVTVLSSDDPVRVYQRFATLDAVSNGRAEVSLGRGSFIESFPLFGYELSDYEMLYEEKLDLFARLRTEKPVTWQGNTRAALQRQSVFPTTAHEFGLPAWVAVGGTPTSVVRAATYGLGLELAIIGGTPDRFRPFAQLYRREIEARGFDPRRVALHSHGFVAATDEEAAERYYSYWEASMTKMGAERGWPAPTPTQFRQEITHGALHLGSPETVARKVTRSIRTLDAGRFGMKYGNGHLPHEYMMDSIELYGSKVKPMVLDMLAGS